The following coding sequences are from one Leptolyngbya sp. NIES-3755 window:
- a CDS encoding RDD family protein (similar to AA sequence:cyanobase_aa:LBDG_29250), whose protein sequence is MSLFNRIKIRTPESVELEFTLAGIGTRTIALVVDYLIWGAVLIGLLIFWSILSVQLQRYFGEGIDLWISAISILITFTVYTGYFVIFETLWRGQTPGKRYSKIRVIRDDGQPAGATQAILRSLIRPIDDSFLIGIFLIILTKREKRLGDLIAGTLVIQEERAVKPSSFALSPEAEPLADDLLKNQNFSAILPDDFAVIREYLQRRSMLETRARTDLSLKLARQAKELLGMQELPFQMTPDLFLEAIYLAYQKRD, encoded by the coding sequence ATGAGTTTGTTTAATCGCATCAAAATCCGCACTCCTGAAAGTGTTGAACTAGAGTTTACGCTGGCGGGAATTGGTACTCGCACGATCGCGCTCGTGGTCGATTATTTAATCTGGGGTGCGGTGCTGATTGGCTTGCTCATTTTCTGGAGCATTCTATCGGTTCAACTACAACGTTACTTCGGTGAAGGGATTGATCTGTGGATTTCTGCAATTTCAATTCTGATCACGTTCACGGTCTATACCGGATATTTCGTGATTTTTGAAACGCTGTGGCGGGGACAAACTCCTGGAAAGCGCTACAGCAAAATTCGAGTGATTCGAGATGATGGACAGCCTGCGGGTGCGACTCAGGCAATTCTACGATCGTTAATTCGCCCGATCGATGATTCGTTCTTGATCGGAATATTTTTGATCATTCTGACGAAACGCGAGAAACGATTAGGCGATTTGATTGCTGGAACCTTAGTGATTCAAGAAGAACGAGCAGTCAAACCTTCGAGCTTTGCCCTCTCTCCCGAAGCAGAACCCTTAGCGGATGACCTTTTAAAGAATCAAAACTTTAGTGCAATCTTGCCCGATGATTTTGCTGTGATTCGAGAGTATTTACAACGTAGATCGATGTTAGAAACCAGAGCAAGAACGGATCTCAGTTTGAAACTCGCACGACAAGCGAAAGAACTCCTTGGAATGCAGGAGCTTCCCTTTCAAATGACTCCTGATTTATTTCTTGAGGCAATTTATTTGGCATATCAGAAGCGTGATTAG
- a CDS encoding unnamed protein product (similar to AA sequence:cyanobase_aa:LBDG_20860), translating into MQAEDLQIQPQDDRTALDVESLKQSILNNLFYVQGKFPEIATLNDYYMALAYTVRDRLLRNWLISTQTYTKVQPREICYLSAEFLMGPHLGNNLINLDIYDQMRQAVQELGLNFDELLEQEEEPGLGNGGLGRLAACYLDSMATLEIPSIGYGIRYEFGIFDQDIRDGWQVELTDKWLKNGNPWEVARPEWAVEIKLGGRTESYVDEQGRSRVRWIPDRILSGVPYDTPILGYKSNNANTLRLWSAQAVDSFNFAAFNSGDYYGAVGNKVFSENLSKVLYPNDEQVQGKQLRLEQQYFFVSCSLQDVIRIHHERRGLPLETLHEKFTLQLNDTHPAIAVAELMRLLLDDHGIDWDTAWNITRNTFAYTNHTLLPEALERWAVGLFGALLPRHLEIIYEINARFLNEVRFKFPKDDDRVRRMSLIDETGDRYVRMAHLATVGSYSINGVAELHTELLKQDVLRDFAEMYPERFNNKTNGVTPRRFMVLSNPRLSSLIMSKIGEGWITNLNDLRKLEQFVDDPSFREDWRQIKQAIKQDLANYILKENGIEVNVDSIFDIQSKRFHEYKRQHLNVLHIVTLYNRLKANPNLEITPRTFIFGGKAAPGYYMAKLIIKLINSIADVINTDPDVRGQIKVVFLKDYNVKFAQRVYPAADLSEQISTAGKEASGTGNMKFSMNGALTIGTLDGANIEIREEVGEENFFLFGLTAPQVAELKAKGYQPIDYYNNNPELKSAIDLISSGYFSKGDAVLFKPLVTSLLYQDPYLLLADYQSYIEAQDRVSQAYRDQTQWVRMSILNSARMGKFSSDRAIREYAKLLWDVPPLKVCPPGEACSIHCPESLM; encoded by the coding sequence ATGCAAGCCGAAGACCTTCAAATTCAACCCCAGGACGATCGCACTGCCTTGGATGTGGAATCGCTGAAACAATCGATTCTGAACAATCTCTTCTATGTTCAAGGCAAATTTCCAGAGATTGCGACGCTGAATGATTACTACATGGCATTGGCGTATACGGTTCGCGATCGCTTACTCCGAAACTGGCTGATCTCGACGCAAACCTACACTAAAGTACAACCGCGAGAAATTTGCTATCTTTCGGCAGAGTTTTTGATGGGACCGCATCTTGGCAATAATTTGATCAACTTAGATATCTATGATCAAATGCGCCAAGCGGTTCAGGAATTGGGATTGAACTTTGATGAACTGCTAGAGCAAGAAGAAGAACCCGGACTTGGAAATGGCGGCTTGGGACGGTTGGCAGCTTGCTACCTTGATTCGATGGCGACTTTGGAAATTCCCTCGATCGGCTATGGGATTCGCTATGAGTTTGGCATTTTCGATCAAGATATTCGCGATGGATGGCAAGTTGAACTGACCGATAAATGGCTGAAGAATGGCAATCCCTGGGAGGTAGCGCGTCCAGAATGGGCAGTGGAAATCAAGCTTGGTGGACGAACTGAAAGCTATGTGGATGAACAAGGTCGTAGTCGAGTGAGATGGATTCCCGATCGTATTTTAAGTGGGGTTCCCTACGACACTCCAATTCTCGGCTACAAGAGCAATAATGCGAATACGTTGCGTCTATGGTCTGCTCAGGCGGTGGATTCGTTTAATTTTGCTGCGTTCAATTCTGGCGACTATTACGGTGCAGTGGGCAACAAAGTATTTTCTGAGAATCTATCGAAAGTCCTTTACCCGAATGATGAGCAAGTTCAAGGGAAGCAACTTCGATTAGAGCAACAATACTTTTTTGTTTCTTGTTCGTTGCAAGATGTGATTCGGATTCACCATGAGCGGCGTGGATTGCCCTTAGAAACGCTGCACGAGAAGTTTACCTTGCAATTGAACGACACCCATCCCGCGATCGCAGTTGCCGAATTGATGCGATTGTTGCTCGATGATCATGGAATAGATTGGGATACCGCTTGGAACATTACCCGAAATACCTTTGCTTATACGAATCACACTTTGTTACCGGAAGCATTAGAACGTTGGGCAGTCGGTCTATTTGGTGCATTGTTGCCGCGTCATTTAGAGATTATCTACGAGATTAATGCTCGATTTCTGAATGAAGTGCGATTTAAGTTTCCGAAAGATGACGATCGAGTGCGTCGAATGTCCCTGATTGATGAAACGGGCGATCGCTATGTCAGAATGGCTCATCTTGCGACGGTTGGAAGCTATTCAATCAATGGAGTTGCCGAACTGCACACAGAGCTTCTGAAGCAAGATGTTTTACGCGATTTTGCCGAGATGTATCCGGAGCGCTTTAACAATAAAACGAACGGTGTGACTCCTAGACGTTTCATGGTGTTGAGCAATCCCAGACTATCCAGCTTGATTATGAGCAAAATTGGCGAAGGCTGGATCACGAATCTCAACGACCTTCGCAAGCTAGAACAATTTGTTGATGATCCAAGCTTTCGAGAAGACTGGCGACAAATCAAGCAAGCGATCAAGCAAGATCTAGCAAACTACATTCTGAAAGAAAACGGAATTGAGGTCAATGTCGATTCAATCTTTGACATTCAATCCAAACGGTTTCACGAGTACAAACGCCAGCATTTAAACGTGCTGCACATTGTGACTTTGTACAATCGTTTGAAAGCCAATCCGAATCTAGAGATTACGCCGCGTACCTTTATCTTTGGCGGTAAAGCTGCACCCGGTTACTACATGGCGAAGTTAATTATTAAACTGATTAACTCGATCGCGGATGTGATCAATACTGATCCAGACGTGCGCGGGCAAATCAAAGTCGTTTTCCTCAAGGACTACAACGTAAAATTCGCACAACGAGTCTATCCCGCTGCCGACTTATCTGAGCAAATCTCAACCGCTGGCAAAGAAGCATCGGGAACCGGAAACATGAAATTCTCGATGAATGGCGCATTAACGATCGGGACTCTCGACGGTGCAAACATCGAAATCCGCGAAGAAGTTGGTGAAGAGAACTTTTTCTTATTCGGGCTAACGGCTCCTCAAGTGGCAGAACTCAAAGCCAAAGGCTATCAACCGATCGACTACTACAACAACAATCCAGAACTGAAAAGCGCGATCGACTTAATTTCCTCTGGCTACTTTTCCAAAGGCGATGCAGTCCTCTTCAAACCCTTGGTCACTTCGCTGCTCTACCAAGATCCTTATCTACTTTTGGCAGATTACCAATCGTACATTGAGGCTCAAGATCGAGTCAGTCAAGCCTACCGCGACCAGACTCAATGGGTCCGAATGTCGATTTTGAACTCCGCACGAATGGGCAAATTCTCATCCGATCGAGCCATCCGCGAATATGCCAAATTGCTCTGGGATGTTCCCCCGCTCAAAGTCTGTCCCCCTGGTGAAGCTTGTTCGATCCA
- a CDS encoding hypothetical protein (similar to AA sequence:cyanobase_aa:Cyan7425_0098) — translation MKSICVFCGSSMGRNPDYEKGAIELGTAIANRGIALVYGGGNVGLMGVVADAALSAGGEVFGVIPEFLVSKELAHQGLTRLETVKSMHDRKARMVELSDAFIALPGGYGTLEEFCEVLTWAQLGLHQKPHGLLNIAGYYDPLLQFFDQAVTEKLVRPVHRSLVLEATEPEILLDRLSAYEPQNVDKWIKKEGL, via the coding sequence ATGAAATCGATTTGTGTATTTTGTGGCTCAAGTATGGGTCGAAATCCCGACTATGAAAAAGGCGCGATCGAGCTTGGAACTGCGATCGCGAATCGGGGAATCGCTCTCGTTTACGGTGGCGGCAATGTCGGATTGATGGGCGTGGTTGCAGATGCAGCCCTGTCTGCGGGCGGTGAAGTGTTCGGAGTGATTCCAGAGTTCTTAGTATCGAAAGAACTGGCGCACCAAGGATTAACCCGATTAGAAACCGTGAAGTCGATGCACGATCGTAAAGCGAGAATGGTTGAGCTTTCCGATGCTTTTATTGCTCTACCCGGTGGATATGGAACGCTTGAGGAATTCTGCGAAGTGCTCACCTGGGCACAACTTGGGTTACATCAGAAGCCACATGGACTCTTAAACATTGCAGGCTACTATGATCCATTGCTGCAATTTTTTGATCAAGCGGTGACCGAAAAGCTGGTGCGACCTGTGCATCGTTCTTTAGTTCTTGAAGCAACCGAACCGGAAATTTTGCTCGATCGATTGTCTGCTTATGAGCCGCAGAATGTTGATAAATGGATCAAGAAAGAGGGACTGTGA